A region of the Methyloprofundus sedimenti genome:
GCCTGTAAAAATATCGGTTACACACAGGAAGAATTAACTCAACTTACACCAGTGGATATAAAGCCAGAAATGAACCTGGAAACGTTCGTTCAGCTTGTCGAACCACTACGAACCCGGGCTAAAGAAATTATCCAGTTCGAAACTATCCATCAGCGAAAAAATGGTAGCTCTTATTTTGTAGAAGTACACTTACAACTAACTCATTTTTTAACAAAACCTGCATTCATTGCCATTATTCTTGATATATCACGACGTAAAGAGGTTGAAAATCGATTGAATCTGGTTATTGACGGTGCTGAACTTGGATACTGGGACTGGAATTATGTCTCTGACGAACATTTTGTTAATGACCGCTGGTTGGAAATGTTAGGTCTGCAACGATCCCAGCTTGACAACCAGGTGGACGACTGGGCAAATCGCTTACATCCTGATGACCAACAGCGAGTACATAAAGTTATTGAACAAAGTATCAAGAGCAAAAAGCCTTATACCGTTGAATTTAGGATACGTCATCAGCAAGGGCACTGGACATGGATTCAGGGTTCAGGCGCTGTCGTTGCCTATGATATAGATAATCATTCAGCCTTAAGATTATGTGGAACACATCAGGATATATCGCTTCGCAAACAAAATGAAGAACAGATCAAAAAACTTTTACAGGCAGTTGAGCAGAGCCCTAGCCTTGTCATTATTACTGACACGACCGGAAATATCGAATATGTTAATTCTAAAATCCTCGAGTTAACGGGATATTTTGCTGACGAAGTAATCGGTAAAAACATATGTATCTTAAGCTCAGGAAAAACCACTATTAATGATTACAGAGAACTATGGAACACTCTTAAATCGGGAAAAAACTGGCGAGGAATACTACAGAATAAAAAGAAAAATGGAGACCTTTACTGGTCTCAGGAGTCATTTGCCCCCATTAAGGATAGCAATGACCAAGTATCACATTTTATTGCTATTCAAGAAGACATTACAGAAGCAAAGAAACTTTCAGAACAGTTAAATTATCAAGCATCGCATGACCCCTTGACTGACTTGATCAATCGACGGGAATTTGAAAACCGCATTAACAGGGTCATTGCAACCGCTAAAACTACTAATAGTGTACATGTTTTATGCTATCTGGATTTAGACCACTTTAAAATTATTAATGATACATGCACTCACATTGCCGGTGATGAACTGTTGAAGCAATTCGCTAAAATTTTAAAGAACACTTTTCGCTACAGAGATACAGTAGGTCGCTTAGGGGGAGATGAGTTTGCCATTCTGTTAGAGCACTGTTCGCTTCAACAGGCTGAATTACATGCTCAAGAATTATTAACCAAGATCAGTAACTTTCAATTTTATTGGGATAATAAAAATTTTCGTATTGGTGTCAGTATTGGCATTACAGATATAACAACAAACACCAAGAGTTTATCTGATTTATTGTCTAATGCAGATATCGCCTGTTACTCAGCAAAAAATGCCGGTAGAAACTGTACACATATCTATCAAAAAACGGATAGCATTTTAGCTTCAAATCGAAAAGAACTACAATGGATTAGTAAAATAAATCAGGCACTTAATGAAAACCTGTTTACCTTATATGTACAGCCTATTTATCAATTAAATACGACTAATAGCCCTGACCATTATGAAGTGTTAATACGCATGCAAGACACTAATGGCGATATTATTCTCCCCGGAGCATTTTTACCGGCAGTAGAAAGATTTAACCTTTCATTACAGCTAGATCAATGGGTGATCAGAGCTGTATTTAACTGGATTAAACAAACAACTGAAAAAGATATTAATGTACCCTTTTTATCAATTAATCTTTCTGGAAAAAATCTAGGCAATAAACACTTGCTGTATTTTATTCATGAACAGCTAAATAACAATTCTCACTTATTCGCTAATAAAATCTGTTTTGAAATTACAGAAACAGCTGCAATCAATAAATTAATTGATGCACAAGATTTTATTTCAGAATTAAGCCAACGTGGTGTCAAATTTTCTCTCGATGATTTCGGCAGTGGCTTGTCATCATTTGATTATTTAAAAAATCTTCCGGTAGATTACCTTAAAATTGACGGGCAGTTTGTCAAAAATATTGAAGATGATGCAGTAGCTTTTGCTCTGGTTAAATCAATTAATGAAATTGGGCATATCATGGGAAAAAAAACAATTGCGGAGTTTGTTGAGAATGAAGAAGTCTTAAAAAAATTATCTGAACTTAATATTGATTATGTTCAGGGCTATTATATTGGTAAGCCCGAACCGCTTGATCAATTTCTTAGTTTGGAGTAATAAGCGCGCCACTATTTTTCGCGAAACCTGCGACGGGTTCCTTCCGGTCTCCGCAGCGAAAAACTACGTGGTAACTATTGCCTTCGGCAGCCCGCTTCCGTACTGCTTCGCCATACCACCGCAAGCTCGGTAATGGCTTCGCAGTACTACTACAAATAACTTGACGCCGTTTCGGAATGCCTTGTATTTTGTCTCCACCTTCACTATCGCTATGATCACGACCCCCAGGCTTCCTAAGGCTACGCGGGGGCGGCGAACCACTCATTAACCAAAGCTACTTCATTTCCTGTCCGCCTTCAGGGAGTATTTAGGTTTATCAGGATAAAGTTTTCCATCATTATTTTTCTTGTCGCTGCAATTTATTAGAGGTCTTATTTTATCATTGTTAGGCTGTTAAATCCGCAGACTCCTGGACAAATATTTCTCCAAAGCTGTGAAGTATAACCCTATTTACTATGCCGTTCGAGTTCCTAATAAATAGCATATAGAGCCGCTTAAGTTGTGACATACAATAAAAGTTTTTAATGTCTGTATTCATCAATAAACTCATAGTGTAGTATTAGTACTAAACTCAATATAAACCGGCTATCATTTGATAATGAAAATAGACATGAACCCTTTATCAGAATTAGATCATTATTTTCAGCAAGTGCAGAATATCATTCTCGACCGACAGGATCCGATCAGTGGACTATTACCAGCAAGTACAGCAATAACAGCTCATGGTGACTATACAGATGCCTGGGTACGTGACAATGTTTATAGTATTCTTGCCGCCTGGGGGCTTGCACTAGCCTATCGTCGTAGTGCTGATAGTATAGGAAGAACCTATATCCTTGAACAAAGTGTGGTTAAATTAATGCGTGGTTTGTTAGTCGCTATGATGCGCCAGGCACATAAAGTCGAGCGTTTCAAACACACTCAAGACCCTCTTGATGCCTTGCATGCCAAATATGACACCCACACCGGAGAGATAGTAGTAGGCGACCATGAATGGGGGCATTTACAACTCGATGCAACATCACTTTTCTTATTGATGTTAGCGCAAATGACTGCATCTGGTCTGCGTATCGTTTTCACCATAGATGAAGTAAATTTCATACAAAACCTTGTGCATTATATTGCACGTGCCTATCGTACTCCCGATTACGGTATCTGGGAGCGGGGTAATAAAAGTAACCATGGTATTGCCGAATTAAATGCCAGTTCCGTTGGTATGGCTAAAGCCGCACTTGAAGCCATGTCAGGATTTAATCTATTTGGCAAGGATGGTGGTCAGTCTTCTAAAATTCACGTGCTCAGCGATGAAATTGCGCGCTCCAGGATTGCACTGGAAGCTTTATTACCGCGCGAATCAATTTCCAAAGAAGTCGATTCAGCAGTTCTAAGTGTGATTGGTTTCCCCGCATTTGCCGTTGATGATCCAGATTTGTTACAAAAAACTGAACAGCTTATCTGTGAAAAACTTCAAGGTAAATATGGCTGTAAACGTTTTTTGCGCGATGGTCATCAAGTAGTTATTGAAGACAGTCACCGTATGCACTATGAAGCCCATGAACTAAAGCAGTTCATGGATATTGAATGTGAATGGCCCTTGTTTTTTAGCTATTTACTACTCAATAAACTGTTTGCCGGCGATACCGATAAAGCCCGGGAATATCGTAATAAACTAAAAGGACTCCTGGTTGAACAAAATGGTCAGCTATTGCTACCAGAATTGTACATCGTGCCTGAAGATAAAATAGAAGCCGAACGCAAGAATCCGCACAGTCAGGAACGGGTACCCAATGAAAATGTGCCCTTAGTATGGGCTCAAAGCCTGTTTATTCTTGGAGAAATGCTCCAGGATGGTTTACTGGAATTCAGTGACATTGACCCATTAGGGCGTAGTAACTTTATGGGTCGTAATCAAAAAACAGACCTAAAAATCCAGTTGACGCTACTTGCGGAAGACCCGGAGGTACAAAGCAAGCTGGCTAAATTGGGCATTAATACCCAAACAATTGATCAGATTGCCCCTATTCAAATTAGAGAATCCAGCGACCTGGCTGCTGCATTCACTCAAGTAGGACGCAATAAGCGGCTGGGTTTAAGTGGCAGACCCAATAAGCAAATTCGTGCCCTGGGAACATCCCTGCTCTATAAACTTGGTGATCAACAGTTTGTGTTTTTACCACAGTTTTTAAACCAGCGTGGTTTTTATCTCATGCTGGACATTCCTTTACTTGTCGAGCGTCTACGCCTGGAGCTGGGGTATATCTATCAACATTGGGACCGTCCAGGAAAACCACTAGTCACTATCGTTATCAAACACAATATGCTGGACAATGACGGACATCAATTATTAGTAGACTTTATGCAGGAATTAAAACAAGGAGAAATTCTTGGTGTCCCTGTTCAACTAGGTAATATGCACGAGTTCATCACCACAACCGGTCTTGAAACCATTAACTATCTACATGACTTCCACTTTTCCGAAAAAAGCGAGCCAAACGAAATTCGCCCATGTTGCATCTTATTACCGGTAGACCTGACAAAAACCGAAGCAGTAATGCCGCAAGCTATAAATGACTGGAATAAGTTAACTGACGATACACTGATAAAACTGCTTACCAATAGTACCAATCTGTATGCACAACATGAAATTCTCAATTTATTGTATTGTCGGCATGGGCTCGATTTTGAAATAAGCTTACCCGAAGCAAACGACCTTCGATATCATCTGCGTGATGTGTTTGAGGAAATCTATACTTTGGCTGGGAACCTGAATGAATGGAGTCTGGTGCGACATTGTGCCGGTTTACTAAATAAACACGATGCGAACCTGGAGCAAGCAGCGACGGATATCTTAGTGCGCCAGAAAAGTCTTAGTGTTGGCCGTGAATACAGTAATAAGGCTACCTTCCAACGCCCAGCTAATGCACACGAGATACTGGAAAGAATTCGCACCTTCAATAGCCCCAATGTTTACGTTCATATTATCATTCAGGAATTAATAATCTATCTGGGTATTTTGATTAAATCCAACCCGGAGTTATTTAACGATATGCATACTGTTAGAGTCGGGCATATTATGCAATTAATTATAATTCGTCTACAGCGGCAACAGAAATGTAACCTGGGTGAAGCTTTCGATGCATTAGTAGCGCTCCCACCCCATACCATTGAATTAAAGGTAAAAGAAACCCTGGCCGATTACCAGAACTCGGAATCTCAATTAAACATGAGTGAATCATTACGCTATGAAGGCCAGATTAAAAACCTGGATAGTGCCCGTTTTTCAGAGCAAATCGACCCTAAAGATCGAGGCAGAGCTGGGGATTGGCACGAATGGCGCGAACAACAAGGCAGTATAGGGCGTCAAACAGAGTCATTTTTTGCTGATGTCTGGGAAGTACTGCACCATTGTAAAGGTTTAATCATCAGTGAGAAATTGAATAAGCAACGGCGCCTGGATAGCGAGCATATACTCGCCGAAATGACGGATAAAGAAAAAAGCTTTGTTCTGTTGATCAACCACCGGCTGGATAAAGTTCAGTCTCCTGACTACCGGCAATTAACAGTAGAAACGCTACATGCTTTGGCATCTATTTTCAGAGATAACCCGGATTTACAAGTCGAAGATACTTTAATGACCGACACTCTGATTTATCATGCTGTGCGCCTTACCTGGCTAGATAAACATCCAGAACGAGAGGCTCAATATGAACTGGATCACGCCTTATCATGGCAAGGATTTTATCAACTACCTCCGCATGAAGTAGCCAATGGAATTATCGACGGATTAAAGTACTTATTAGCAACAAACAACGAAATACCAGGAGCTTAACAATGATATTAGCAGGTGATATTGGTGGTACAAAAACTGTTTTAGCCTTATTCGCAAAAAATAATCAGGGCACATTACAATGTGAATTTGAACAGACATTTGCCAGTAATGACTATCCTCAATTCGATGATATTCTAACAATTTTCATAAAATCCGACACCACAATAGATGCAGCCTGTTTAGGTATTGCCGGTCCAATCGTAGATCAGCGTTGCCAGACCACAAACTTGCCCTGGATAATCGATGCCCGGGAACTTTCTGCAAAATTCGGCACCAAAAAGGTGAAGCTGTTAAATGACCTTGAAGCCATGGCGATCGGCATGTTAAATAGTCCTGCTGAAGATCTGCTCGAACTTAATCCACAGGCACAAATTAAAACCGGCAATATTGCCGTTATCGCTGCAGGAACAGGCCTAGGGCAGGCGGTTCTTTATTGGGATGGGCAACAACATCAACCGATTGCTACCGAGGGCGGGCATTGTGATTTTGCCCCGCAAACACTACAACAAGACCGTTTTCTTTGTTATCTGCGCAAAAAGTTTAATGGCCACGTTAGCTGGGAGCGCGTTCTTTCTGGAGATGGCTTCGGCTATCTGTATGATTTTCTGCTTGATATAGGCTTCGGGCCCGCCTGCCTGGCGGTACCAACAGCGAATGATGTCAGCAGCTATGCCGGCGATAGAAATGCGATCATTTCCCGTCTGGGGATTAAT
Encoded here:
- a CDS encoding glycoside hydrolase family 15 protein, producing the protein MNPLSELDHYFQQVQNIILDRQDPISGLLPASTAITAHGDYTDAWVRDNVYSILAAWGLALAYRRSADSIGRTYILEQSVVKLMRGLLVAMMRQAHKVERFKHTQDPLDALHAKYDTHTGEIVVGDHEWGHLQLDATSLFLLMLAQMTASGLRIVFTIDEVNFIQNLVHYIARAYRTPDYGIWERGNKSNHGIAELNASSVGMAKAALEAMSGFNLFGKDGGQSSKIHVLSDEIARSRIALEALLPRESISKEVDSAVLSVIGFPAFAVDDPDLLQKTEQLICEKLQGKYGCKRFLRDGHQVVIEDSHRMHYEAHELKQFMDIECEWPLFFSYLLLNKLFAGDTDKAREYRNKLKGLLVEQNGQLLLPELYIVPEDKIEAERKNPHSQERVPNENVPLVWAQSLFILGEMLQDGLLEFSDIDPLGRSNFMGRNQKTDLKIQLTLLAEDPEVQSKLAKLGINTQTIDQIAPIQIRESSDLAAAFTQVGRNKRLGLSGRPNKQIRALGTSLLYKLGDQQFVFLPQFLNQRGFYLMLDIPLLVERLRLELGYIYQHWDRPGKPLVTIVIKHNMLDNDGHQLLVDFMQELKQGEILGVPVQLGNMHEFITTTGLETINYLHDFHFSEKSEPNEIRPCCILLPVDLTKTEAVMPQAINDWNKLTDDTLIKLLTNSTNLYAQHEILNLLYCRHGLDFEISLPEANDLRYHLRDVFEEIYTLAGNLNEWSLVRHCAGLLNKHDANLEQAATDILVRQKSLSVGREYSNKATFQRPANAHEILERIRTFNSPNVYVHIIIQELIIYLGILIKSNPELFNDMHTVRVGHIMQLIIIRLQRQQKCNLGEAFDALVALPPHTIELKVKETLADYQNSESQLNMSESLRYEGQIKNLDSARFSEQIDPKDRGRAGDWHEWREQQGSIGRQTESFFADVWEVLHHCKGLIISEKLNKQRRLDSEHILAEMTDKEKSFVLLINHRLDKVQSPDYRQLTVETLHALASIFRDNPDLQVEDTLMTDTLIYHAVRLTWLDKHPEREAQYELDHALSWQGFYQLPPHEVANGIIDGLKYLLATNNEIPGA
- the glk gene encoding glucokinase, giving the protein MILAGDIGGTKTVLALFAKNNQGTLQCEFEQTFASNDYPQFDDILTIFIKSDTTIDAACLGIAGPIVDQRCQTTNLPWIIDARELSAKFGTKKVKLLNDLEAMAIGMLNSPAEDLLELNPQAQIKTGNIAVIAAGTGLGQAVLYWDGQQHQPIATEGGHCDFAPQTLQQDRFLCYLRKKFNGHVSWERVLSGDGFGYLYDFLLDIGFGPACLAVPTANDVSSYAGDRNAIISRLGINHEDPLCVEAVRLFAELYAAEAGNLALKCLSTGGVYIGGGIGPKIRSALENEKFLSAFTNKGRFKNLLSQMSIKLSLNPNTPLIGAANYFSD
- a CDS encoding EAL domain-containing protein encodes the protein MSLEKKNVTEKKKNAAIEESFRYIFENSLNEIFVFDAETFKFIKANRGACKNIGYTQEELTQLTPVDIKPEMNLETFVQLVEPLRTRAKEIIQFETIHQRKNGSSYFVEVHLQLTHFLTKPAFIAIILDISRRKEVENRLNLVIDGAELGYWDWNYVSDEHFVNDRWLEMLGLQRSQLDNQVDDWANRLHPDDQQRVHKVIEQSIKSKKPYTVEFRIRHQQGHWTWIQGSGAVVAYDIDNHSALRLCGTHQDISLRKQNEEQIKKLLQAVEQSPSLVIITDTTGNIEYVNSKILELTGYFADEVIGKNICILSSGKTTINDYRELWNTLKSGKNWRGILQNKKKNGDLYWSQESFAPIKDSNDQVSHFIAIQEDITEAKKLSEQLNYQASHDPLTDLINRREFENRINRVIATAKTTNSVHVLCYLDLDHFKIINDTCTHIAGDELLKQFAKILKNTFRYRDTVGRLGGDEFAILLEHCSLQQAELHAQELLTKISNFQFYWDNKNFRIGVSIGITDITTNTKSLSDLLSNADIACYSAKNAGRNCTHIYQKTDSILASNRKELQWISKINQALNENLFTLYVQPIYQLNTTNSPDHYEVLIRMQDTNGDIILPGAFLPAVERFNLSLQLDQWVIRAVFNWIKQTTEKDINVPFLSINLSGKNLGNKHLLYFIHEQLNNNSHLFANKICFEITETAAINKLIDAQDFISELSQRGVKFSLDDFGSGLSSFDYLKNLPVDYLKIDGQFVKNIEDDAVAFALVKSINEIGHIMGKKTIAEFVENEEVLKKLSELNIDYVQGYYIGKPEPLDQFLSLE